In Amycolatopsis jiangsuensis, the following proteins share a genomic window:
- a CDS encoding metal ABC transporter solute-binding protein, Zn/Mn family, producing the protein MTSRRTRAVLAAASALSVLALGACSGTSSDDSGSSPAAGAGDRVKVVAATDVWGSVVSAVGGDQVQVTSIIDDPSADPHSYETTADDALAAKDAKLTLANGGGYDDFFTKLTEQSTDAKKLVAYDIAATGDENEHVWYDLPGVEKVADQVAAALGEIQPAGKQTFDDNAKAFKGQLDGLIAKAGEVGTAHPGSKVVVTEPVAHYLLQSAKLGDATPKAFSDAVENETDVPADAVAQFTQLIKGKQVQALVNNVQTTTPLTEQAVGDAKAAGVPVVDVAETLPAGVKGYIDWMTKEVDSLSGALNS; encoded by the coding sequence ATGACTTCCCGTCGCACGAGAGCCGTGCTCGCCGCCGCCTCGGCTCTGTCCGTCCTCGCGCTCGGAGCCTGCTCCGGAACTTCCTCGGACGACTCCGGGTCGTCTCCCGCGGCCGGCGCGGGAGACCGGGTGAAGGTCGTCGCCGCCACCGATGTGTGGGGCAGCGTCGTTTCCGCGGTCGGCGGCGACCAGGTACAGGTCACTTCGATCATCGACGATCCGTCCGCGGATCCGCATTCGTACGAGACCACCGCGGACGACGCCCTCGCCGCGAAGGACGCGAAGCTCACGCTGGCCAACGGCGGCGGCTACGACGACTTCTTCACCAAGCTCACCGAGCAGTCCACGGACGCGAAGAAGCTCGTGGCCTACGACATCGCCGCGACCGGCGACGAGAACGAGCACGTCTGGTACGACCTGCCCGGCGTGGAGAAGGTCGCCGACCAGGTCGCCGCGGCGCTCGGCGAGATCCAGCCCGCAGGCAAGCAGACCTTCGACGACAACGCCAAGGCGTTCAAGGGTCAGCTGGACGGCCTGATCGCGAAGGCGGGCGAGGTGGGCACCGCGCATCCCGGCAGCAAGGTCGTGGTCACCGAACCGGTCGCGCACTACCTGCTGCAGAGCGCGAAGCTCGGCGACGCCACACCCAAGGCGTTCTCGGACGCGGTGGAGAACGAGACCGACGTGCCCGCCGACGCGGTCGCCCAGTTCACCCAGCTGATCAAGGGCAAGCAGGTACAGGCGCTGGTGAACAACGTGCAGACGACCACCCCGCTGACCGAGCAGGCGGTCGGTGACGCGAAGGCGGCGGGGGTGCCGGTGGTGGACGTGGCCGAGACGCTGCCCGCCGGTGTCAAGGGTTACATTGACTGGATGACCAAGGAAGTGGACTCGCTGTCCGGAGCGCTGAACAGCTGA
- a CDS encoding LacI family DNA-binding transcriptional regulator, with amino-acid sequence MSRPIRTRRQATLASLAAELGVSRTTVSNAYNRPDQLSPELRRRVLETARRLGYPGPDPVARSLRTRKAGAVGLLLTENLSYAFRDPAAVGVLEGLALACEDAGVGLHLVPASPGREDLAAVHRAGVDGFVVYSVPDDDPHLAAVLERPVPTVIIDQPRIEGIDRVGPDDAAAVTQLADHLVALGHRQIGVLCMRLARERNDDFVTAERQSSAHFHVQRTRLESLATAFSTAGVDWANVPVVERFDHTVDDGASAARQLLDAYPQVTALVCTSDILALGALAEAERRGLRVPLDLTVTGFDGISEAERSGLTTVHQPVLEKGKVAGRLLLGSAERIGPKIITLPTDLRVGRTSAPPRTVEEPWFGG; translated from the coding sequence ATGAGCCGTCCTATTCGCACCCGGAGGCAGGCGACACTGGCGTCGCTCGCGGCGGAGCTCGGGGTGTCCAGGACCACGGTTTCCAATGCTTACAACCGTCCGGATCAGCTGTCCCCGGAGCTGCGCCGCCGGGTGCTCGAGACCGCACGGCGGCTCGGTTATCCCGGCCCCGACCCGGTCGCCCGCTCGCTGCGCACGCGCAAGGCCGGCGCGGTCGGTCTGCTGCTGACCGAGAACCTGTCCTACGCCTTCCGCGATCCGGCCGCCGTCGGCGTGCTCGAAGGACTCGCGCTGGCCTGCGAGGACGCCGGGGTCGGACTGCACCTCGTCCCGGCGAGCCCGGGCCGTGAGGACCTCGCCGCGGTGCACCGCGCCGGCGTGGACGGTTTCGTCGTGTACTCCGTGCCGGACGACGACCCGCATCTCGCGGCCGTGCTCGAGCGGCCCGTGCCCACGGTGATCATCGACCAGCCACGCATCGAGGGCATCGACCGGGTCGGCCCGGACGACGCCGCCGCGGTCACCCAGCTCGCCGACCACCTGGTGGCGCTCGGGCACCGGCAGATCGGCGTGCTCTGCATGCGCCTGGCGCGGGAGCGCAACGACGACTTCGTCACCGCGGAACGCCAGAGCAGCGCACACTTCCACGTCCAGCGCACCCGGCTGGAGTCGCTGGCCACCGCGTTCTCCACCGCCGGCGTCGACTGGGCCAACGTGCCGGTGGTCGAGCGGTTCGACCACACGGTGGACGACGGCGCCTCCGCGGCCCGGCAGCTGCTCGACGCCTATCCGCAGGTCACCGCCCTCGTCTGCACCTCGGACATCCTCGCGCTGGGCGCGCTGGCCGAGGCCGAACGCCGTGGCCTGCGGGTCCCGCTCGACCTGACCGTGACCGGCTTCGACGGGATTTCCGAGGCGGAGCGGTCCGGCCTGACCACCGTGCACCAGCCGGTACTGGAGAAGGGCAAGGTGGCCGGACGGCTGCTGCTCGGCTCCGCCGAGCGGATCGGGCCGAAGATCATCACGCTGCCCACCGACCTGCGGGTGGGCCGCACCTCGGCACCGCCGCGCACGGTCGAGGAACCCTGGTTCGGCGGCTGA
- a CDS encoding metal ABC transporter permease — MDGMFDFAKTWDLITALPGVQTALVAAAVLGLVAGILGPLIVMRHMSFAVHGTSELAFTGAAGALLLGVGVEYGALAGAVAAALLLGILGTRDADRDSVIGVILSFGLGMGVLLLSFYKGRSGNKFGILTGQIITVDSTNLTALVVSAVAVLAVLAAVYRPLLFASVDRAVAEARGVPVKTLTVVFALLVGVSTALSVQIVGSLLVVALMVTPAAAAARVTASPLRTTVLSVVFAEVAALGGIVLSLAPGLPVSAFVTAISFLIYLVCRVIAWARDRSRGVRSPRDTVETAPVPVG; from the coding sequence TTGGACGGCATGTTCGACTTCGCCAAGACCTGGGATCTGATCACCGCCCTTCCCGGCGTGCAGACCGCGCTGGTCGCCGCCGCGGTACTCGGCCTCGTCGCCGGGATCCTCGGGCCGCTGATCGTGATGCGGCACATGTCGTTCGCCGTGCACGGCACGTCGGAGCTGGCGTTCACCGGTGCGGCCGGCGCCCTGCTGCTCGGCGTCGGCGTGGAGTACGGCGCGCTGGCCGGCGCGGTGGCCGCGGCGCTGCTGCTCGGTATCCTCGGCACCCGCGACGCCGACCGCGATTCGGTGATCGGCGTGATCCTGTCCTTCGGGCTGGGCATGGGCGTGCTGCTGCTGTCGTTCTACAAAGGACGCTCGGGCAACAAGTTCGGCATTCTCACCGGTCAGATCATCACGGTGGACAGCACGAACCTGACCGCACTGGTGGTTTCCGCGGTCGCGGTGCTGGCCGTGCTGGCGGCGGTGTACCGGCCGCTGCTGTTCGCGAGCGTGGACCGTGCGGTGGCCGAAGCGCGCGGCGTACCGGTGAAGACCCTGACCGTGGTCTTCGCGCTGCTGGTGGGAGTCTCGACCGCGTTGAGCGTGCAGATCGTCGGCTCGCTGCTGGTGGTCGCGCTGATGGTCACGCCGGCCGCGGCCGCCGCCCGCGTCACTGCGAGCCCCTTGCGCACGACGGTGCTCTCGGTGGTTTTCGCCGAGGTCGCCGCACTGGGCGGCATCGTGCTTTCGCTCGCACCGGGCCTGCCGGTGAGCGCGTTCGTCACGGCGATCTCGTTCCTGATCTACCTCGTCTGCCGGGTGATCGCCTGGGCGCGCGACCGCAGCCGCGGTGTGCGCAGCCCGCGCGACACCGTCGAGACCGCGCCGGTCCCGGTCGGCTGA
- a CDS encoding beta-class carbonic anhydrase: MTSIDVLLKRNQEIGNIVPGDRSSPKPSMQIAILTCMDARIRVFEIFGLLQGEAHVLRNGGGVVTDDMIRSLALSQRKLGTREVLIVQHTECGLSMVTDDDFKDELETATGLRPTWAVEAFRKVEDSVRTSVERVRRSAFLPHTENVRGFVYDVKAGSLTEVA, from the coding sequence ATGACCTCCATTGACGTGTTGCTCAAGCGCAACCAGGAAATCGGCAACATCGTTCCCGGTGACCGGTCCTCGCCCAAGCCGTCCATGCAGATCGCGATTCTCACCTGCATGGACGCGCGGATCCGCGTGTTCGAGATCTTCGGCCTGCTGCAAGGCGAGGCACACGTGCTGCGCAATGGCGGCGGCGTGGTGACCGACGACATGATCCGTTCGCTCGCGCTGAGTCAGCGCAAACTCGGCACTCGCGAGGTGCTGATCGTGCAGCACACCGAGTGCGGCCTGTCCATGGTGACCGACGATGACTTCAAGGACGAGCTGGAGACCGCCACCGGACTGCGTCCGACCTGGGCGGTCGAGGCGTTCCGGAAGGTCGAGGACAGCGTACGCACCTCGGTCGAACGGGTTCGGCGCAGCGCGTTCCTCCCGCACACCGAGAACGTCCGGGGATTCGTCTACGACGTGAAGGCAGGGAGCCTGACCGAGGTCGCCTGA
- a CDS encoding metal ABC transporter ATP-binding protein has translation MSVSLPEARPAVRIRGAGLAFGTRTLWSGLDLDVEHGEFLAVLGPNGSGKSSLLKALLGTQRLSGGAVQIAGGRPGGANREVGYIPQQRAIDDSLTMRGVDLVGLGLDGHRWGTGVTGIRARRRRVAEAIEAVGGTRYAKQPVGRLSGGEQQRLRVAQALVGDPSVLLCDEPLLSLDLAHQRAVSELIDARRREAGTAVLFVTHEINPVLQFVDRVLYLVNGQFRIGKPDEVMTSETLSQLYGTRVEVLRVGGQIHIAGAQSALCEDEPHHHEQEAVS, from the coding sequence ATGTCCGTGTCGCTTCCCGAGGCCCGTCCCGCGGTGCGCATCCGCGGGGCGGGGCTCGCGTTCGGCACCCGCACGCTGTGGTCCGGCCTGGATCTCGACGTGGAGCACGGGGAGTTCCTCGCCGTGCTCGGCCCCAACGGTTCCGGCAAGAGCAGCCTGCTGAAGGCGTTGCTCGGCACGCAGCGGCTGTCCGGGGGAGCGGTGCAGATCGCGGGCGGGCGTCCCGGCGGGGCCAACCGCGAGGTCGGCTACATCCCGCAGCAGCGCGCGATCGATGATTCCCTGACGATGCGCGGTGTGGACCTGGTCGGCCTCGGGCTCGACGGGCATCGGTGGGGCACCGGCGTGACCGGGATCCGCGCCCGCCGCCGCCGGGTCGCCGAGGCGATCGAAGCCGTCGGCGGAACCCGGTACGCGAAGCAGCCGGTCGGGCGCCTGTCCGGTGGTGAGCAGCAGCGGCTGCGGGTCGCGCAGGCGCTGGTGGGTGACCCGTCGGTGTTGCTGTGCGACGAGCCGTTGCTGTCGCTGGACCTCGCGCACCAGCGCGCGGTGAGCGAGCTGATCGACGCGCGGCGCCGCGAAGCGGGCACAGCGGTGCTTTTCGTGACCCACGAGATCAACCCGGTGCTGCAGTTCGTCGACCGGGTGCTGTACCTGGTCAACGGTCAGTTCCGGATCGGCAAGCCGGACGAGGTGATGACCTCCGAAACGCTGTCGCAGCTGTACGGCACGCGAGTCGAGGTCCTGCGCGTCGGCGGCCAGATCCACATCGCCGGTGCGCAGAGCGCGCTGTGCGAGGACGAACCGCACCACCACGAGCAGGAAGCAGTGAGCTGA
- a CDS encoding alginate O-acetyltransferase AlgX-related protein, whose amino-acid sequence MSEPPQLPAVHEAYLPREHALHRPRHGKRQLTALVAALLFFMTPALLWVFGVRPGEIENHKLAGFPSLGDGFGFFTGLPDWATDQLSFRAGAIDAAGAVSRGVFGEEPPLDQGSAANAGPIPAPPQSPSAPKSGPTLPGTSQAGYRNVVQGADGWLYYGYDAEAKCSPAQDVDTTMKKVEELRAAVEASGRKFVFVVTPDKSTMVPQFLPASYPGKECSQAAAPNDWYKITTEGHSLDLRPALAAAAARVGKPIYAPNDTHWRDEGGLVLARALVDKLQPGTTDTWRSAPSSQYDAIADLPLLLGKSGVKKTNTMYTLRPDGFTDRATEFIGNIDQPVHRTAAPLPGTIGRRTLVYGDSFSLASSRYLDAAFTNLTYLAYSTDKTTQAQAVDQFVNSQVVVLQAVERNVSGGLVPFTDEGFIKNVKAKLAQHPIR is encoded by the coding sequence GTGTCCGAACCGCCCCAGCTGCCCGCCGTGCACGAGGCCTACCTGCCTCGCGAGCACGCGCTGCACCGCCCCCGGCACGGTAAACGGCAGCTGACCGCACTGGTCGCCGCGTTGCTGTTCTTCATGACCCCGGCACTGCTGTGGGTGTTCGGCGTGCGCCCCGGCGAGATCGAGAACCACAAGCTGGCCGGTTTCCCCAGCCTGGGCGACGGCTTCGGGTTCTTCACCGGACTGCCGGACTGGGCCACCGACCAGCTGTCCTTCCGGGCCGGCGCGATCGACGCCGCCGGCGCGGTGAGCCGGGGCGTCTTCGGCGAGGAGCCGCCGCTGGACCAGGGATCGGCGGCGAACGCCGGGCCGATCCCGGCGCCGCCGCAGTCACCCAGCGCACCGAAGTCCGGGCCGACCCTGCCGGGCACCAGCCAGGCCGGGTACCGCAACGTGGTGCAGGGCGCCGACGGTTGGCTCTACTACGGCTACGACGCCGAGGCGAAGTGCTCGCCGGCCCAGGACGTCGACACCACGATGAAGAAGGTCGAGGAGCTGCGCGCGGCGGTGGAGGCCTCCGGCCGGAAGTTCGTGTTCGTGGTGACGCCGGACAAGTCGACGATGGTGCCGCAGTTCCTGCCCGCCAGCTACCCGGGCAAGGAATGCTCACAGGCCGCGGCGCCGAACGACTGGTACAAGATCACCACGGAGGGGCATTCGCTCGACCTGCGCCCGGCGCTCGCCGCGGCGGCCGCACGGGTCGGCAAGCCGATCTACGCGCCGAACGACACCCACTGGCGCGACGAGGGCGGCCTGGTGCTGGCCCGCGCACTGGTCGACAAGCTGCAGCCGGGCACCACCGACACCTGGCGGTCCGCACCGTCGAGCCAGTACGACGCGATCGCCGATCTGCCGCTGCTGCTGGGCAAATCGGGCGTCAAGAAGACCAACACGATGTACACCCTGCGCCCGGACGGCTTCACCGACCGGGCGACGGAGTTCATCGGCAACATCGACCAGCCGGTGCACCGCACCGCCGCACCGCTGCCCGGCACGATCGGCCGGCGCACGCTCGTCTACGGCGACTCGTTCAGCCTCGCCTCGTCGCGTTACCTCGACGCGGCGTTCACGAATCTGACCTACCTTGCCTATTCGACCGACAAGACAACGCAGGCACAGGCGGTCGACCAGTTCGTGAACTCGCAGGTGGTCGTGCTCCAGGCGGTGGAGCGCAACGTCAGCGGCGGCCTGGTGCCGTTCACCGACGAGGGCTTCATCAAGAACGTGAAGGCGAAGCTGGCTCAGCACCCGATTCGCTGA